AGATATGATGTTCATGGAAAGGCGACTTACGATTCTCAGCAACAAATCGATACTCTTCAATGCCAGTTGTGCGTAGTCGTGCTCGGATAATATCACCTACATCTCtgtaagaaaaaaaatacacGAAGCGGCGGAGAACTCACGATCGGTTGGAACGTAATCAGGAGTGATGATTCTTGCGATATCGTCCATGAAACTGTGTGTAACGTAATGGGCATGAGAGATTTTTGCGAAACAAGGGCACTCACAATCCTGGTTGGTCACGGAAAAGTGGGCGCCTTCTGTGTAAAATTTCCTGCGTCTCTGGGTTCTGCCATAATGAGATTATATCATCCCGTTGGCCCAGGAGCACCGAGGATGGGTCGTTTTCTTGTCCCAACAAAGCTTGAGATCGCCTTCGCGTAGAGTGATGGTCACCTGAAGCAAAGGGATCCCGTCTAGCTTTGAGCAACGCTTTCCATCCATTCCCCGCGCGCACCGACATGTCCCGTGAGTCAGTGGATTCGGGAGATAAAATTTTCAAGAGATTTGTCTCAATGAAAAAAAGGGGAGAAAGACCGAGGGTCATTCTTCTGAGAGTCCGCAAAGGTGAATTAGGCGAAATGTCAATAGGTGTCGTCACCTGGCCATTGGGTTCGTACTCTTCCCGCAGAGCTTCAAGAATGGTTTTTATCGAGCTGATTCTCAAGTTTACTGGAATGTTATCAACACTACGGTAGCAGCTGACTCACCCAATAATATTAAGTTGAATAACAATTTTCCAAATGGGTCGTTCACTTTCAAAATGCCTTGGAGCAAAAGCCAATTGAAAATCTGAGGATAGGAGATGGAAATAAGCGATATCGAATCGATGTCATGTTAATAGATTGCACTGACTCTTCAAGACGGAACTCTGTTCGTCGATAAATCATTCATTAGCCATTAATTGGAATTATGTAGTAAATACGGACCTTTCCAGACTCCGATTGACCTGTTGACTATCAGGACATGAATGGACCACCTGAAAGCATGATCGCGCACCTAGTAGCAATATTTTAACACCTTTCCTTCGTCTTTCCATGTCCCTTTTACTCTCCTGCAGCATGATGTCTATCCCTCTAGAAACATTAATGGCATCTTGCATAGCTTGAAGCCGTAGCcttgcttcttcttcagttTCCGAGTCGGTAGCGCCAGACCATCGTGCAACTGAATATGGGTTTAAGGGAGGGAATGTAGGACTAGGACTGGATTTCTCCTTTGACCGTTTCATAGCGGGAAACGAGATGCGGAGACCTCAACTAGAGAAGAGGCCTGTATAATGCGATGTGTTATTTGTAGAAAGGGAAAGACACTCGACATGTAATGGCACGAACCTCAGGATATATGTGCAATGTACATGATCCAAATGGACAAAAATCCGGTCGCGACGTGCCACTCTCCAAAAATGTTAAAGGTTCCGAGAACCGGCCCCACATCATCGGTTCCTCTCGGCCATCTGAACTTACGGAAACAAGTGTCGCATGGTGTTCAAATTTTAAATTTGGTCCGTCCCATCAGTGGACCCCCTTTTACATCGGGACGTCTTCATCAGGACCAAATCAAAGACCCGGAAGCGGCTACTTGTTGACCTTAACTTGACTAGCCAGAGTTCACAAGGGACGTGCATTAGTGTACGTGGATGATCTGATACGACCGTACAGCAAACACACTTCATACCTGGTATGAAGAAGCGGAGCAATAGGAACATGGATATCACCTTTCACTAATTGCAAGCTACTTGGGTCTAACGTCTGCATGTTAGTGCGTCTTCACCAGATGACAGAAACCCTACAATTACGATGTTGAACGCAAAAGTTGAACAAACGGCCATTTATCAGGTCAAAGACTAGTCTCATTCCTACCTCGTCCCTGAACGGCGTTCTCAGCAATATCCTGTTGGCTCGTTCGACAGGCAATCACCGCAGCGTTCCGTAAGGGCTCTGCCTGTTATTACCAACAATTAAAGAGCACATATTGAAAATCTGATTTATTCGCTTTCATGGGGCTTACAATGCGTAGTTTGGTTAATAACCTTACAAACTACTGTTGTCTTGGCCGACTGATCCGCCCTTCAAGCATTTATGGATGTAGGTCCGCGTAGCAAGGACTGTGGGAGCATCATTCCGATCTACAAGAGATTAATCATTAAGAACCTAAACGCCTAAGGGCCTAACGAGGACTCACTACATAGTTGGGCATGTCGACCTAAATTGAAGGAGGACCATCAATGCAGCTGTTTCTCATGATAGAAAGACCAGGAAACTCACAACTTCATGCATTCTCAGATCCCCGGCAACACTGCACAACATGTACGCTGCCACACGGTCCATCTGAAACTCTGCCTCAAGAACGTTAATCATATTACGAACGGCTGATCGCGTCGCTTCCCGAATGTCAGAGTCTATCCCTGTTGTGCCATAGTGTTCCTCATTGTTGACATTTGGCCGAACGGTGTGGAAATGAGGCGTCTTCGTGAACGGGCGATCTTTGCGCACAGTCAAGCGCACAGTCACCTCCATAGGAGTTTCTATCGCAGTCCCTTAAACAGATTAAATATGTTCAGAAAAAGTTAAATCAGCTTTAAGACCAAAAACTTACCACAAACCTCTAAGATTAGACGGTAGAAAACGTTATAAATTTTTTCAATTGTATTCGTCTTAGAATAGCCCACCTCCGTCCCCTTGAGCAGCATGCCCATCCTAGACATATATACGATTTAGTGAATTAAAACTTTAGTCACACTAATTGTACTCACGCCAATAGAGAATAATGCGCCTTCGACCTCGATTGGCAGGTATAACGTGGAGCCGACACCAAGTTGCCTGGTGTCAAGGTTACCCCCTGTATTGTACGGCGGGATCGTTGAAAATGCGCCGTTCTTTCCTGGTGCGACACCCATCTCACCAGGGAACGGACGAAGCGGAATCTTTATCCCACGCTCTTTATCAAACCACGCAAATCCAGCCTCCTTGTCCAGTGCCCAAATCTTTAATGCAGGTTCAGGAAATTCGTCACTCAACAGGCCAAACCCTGGAATCAAGCCTGTCCACCCCCAGTCGGCTGTCTCCACCGATATGACATCGACTTGCAAGGTGTCTCCTGGCAAGGCACCGTTGACATAAACAGGTCCACTGACTTGATCCAATTGTCCGAATACAAGTGACGATAATGTCGCCACTGTCGATTCTTTCGTGATCTGTCCGTTTGACGCATCTAAACACGAAAATGAAACAGTGTCTCCGGATTCAATTCTTATTACTGGAGGGATGCTTCAACGATGTCAGGTTACGAGAGTCACATTGCCTGGAGCTCTGTTACAAATTAGCTGACCTATTGTCCCAGGCCAAATGGGTATGAGATCGATTGACACTGTGGATTGAGGACATGCCGGAGTAACTTCAAAGTTGGGGGTACAGAAAAACGATCCGAACACGGGCGtttgagaatgagaatgctTTATATCTTATATTACCACCCGCAGTATATGTATCCTTATGGGATGATCTTCTGAATTTCAATAAGAGATAGATGACCAATCGATACATTCTCTTGACTTTGAGCCGGATTTCCTGATATCAGAAAGATGGCGCATCGTGGGCCGCCCGTGAGGACAGTTCCAAGGTTGGTCCATGGTTCCCATATGTCGTATCACCTGATAAGATTAAGAACAAAGAATAGAGCCTCCAATAAGACAGAAACTCACGCTCGTCATTTGATGATGGTTCAAAGGCATTCCAACCATAACACTCTTTCGACAAGCTCTCGAAGCAAACATGGCACGAGCTTTTGAACACCGGACCATCTGCCCTGTGGGTCGATCGCGCATCAAATGAATCACTTCTTCCAAGTCTGTTTCAAAGACAAAAAGtctgtcaaaaaatatatagGCATTTGACATATGTGACCAGTGTGTACCTTTCATGTCAAATACCGTGCTCTTGCTGACTGGTTGAGCAACAAGCTTCAAACGACTGCCTTGGCCCACGGGGTTATCCTCTTCGACATCGACCTCGAAACCATTCTGTCGAAGAACCTCGATGTTATCTAAAGCCAGTATTTCATCGGAAGCTGTGAGCTCCAACGGCCTTGGCCTGTCATACAAATTAGTAAATTTGGGAATATGCGTGATCACACGGAAATACAGTTAACCTTAGAAGTTTTTGTGATTGAATCTTTGTCGTAGATTGCAGATCTTCAAAATTGAATTTTTCATCGGCAGCATGTTGGTCAACAATGAACAGATCGTCCAACATAGTCTCCGTCTGATCAGCGGTTTGCTGAGACCCGCCACTCATGGTTGACTGTTTTTGTCTTCGAACGATGATAAAGCCAAGGTTAAACTGGCCGATGATGTCCATAGTCGCGAAATCCTGCTTCTCGATCACCCGAGCAAGCGCGTCCGCTGCTttcgcgtcgtcgtcggtaTTCGTGATTCCGGCATCGGCGGGGACGCTAGTGGGCACAGCTTCATTTCCAACGTCATTCGAGGGTGTTTCTTCAGGCTGATCTAGCTCAAGCTTACGAGACCACACTCGTTTGATCTTGTCAACGTTAATCTTCATGTATATATCGCGCCCGTAATTTTCGGTTTTGATAACTTCAGGATGTGGCGGCATATCTTTGGTCGAAATATTCGATGGCGTGCTTGAAGTGGTTTGAAGAACTTGAGTAAGGACAGACATCGAGTTCTCATCGTCGTGGGCATCCTCATCTGCATGTTCGTCTTCCTCTCCGTCGATCGTGAGGTCGATCAGTTGGTTATCAGCGGCAACCCtatttgaagaaactttTCCTTTTAAAACCGGATTGGCGGTGCCAATGTGTATAGCCATATGCGAAACGCCCTCTTCACTGTTGTGGTCATCGTTCTCTAACTCGTCAATTTCGTCCACTGATTTCGAAGATTCATCATTTTCATCGATTTGTTCaacctcgtcctcgtcctcctgTCTCTCTGCTTCCTCGTCTATTTCTTCAGGTGATGGCGCGGTAGCGACTTGAGACGCCGATGAGGATATTCGGCTTCCTGTCCGAGCAAATCCAGCCAGCTGACTGAGCAACATCTGACTAGCGCTCACACCCGGCTTTCTCGCAGACCCAGAGATTCTATTCTTAGACCCCGCTTTGTAGCCGCCCCTGCCCCCTTTGTTCGCGGTAGAAGAACCAGCGCgatgatcatcatcaccgCCTGGAGTATTTTGTTTTTCCTCGATCTCAGTCCGGtgctcgtcttcctcctcgtcattCACTGACTCAGCCCGAATGCTGGTGATTGGCCCTCTGTCGGACTTTCTCTTCTTACGTGCGCGTGTTGATCCGGAATCAAATCCGTCGTCCGAATCAATCGTCGGCTCTTCGATGGTGATGTGCTGTGCCTTGGAAGGTGGAGTCGGAGGGGACGAACTGGGAAGAGGTCGGTCTACACCAGTGAACGGCAAATTATCGTGAAGGGGGTCTGAATCTGCTTGATCTGGTCCAGGAGGTGGGGATAGTGTAGTCGAACGAGTGGTTGAAATACCCATTTGGCGACCCCATTTCGTCTGGGAACTGTCAATGATTACCGGTTCATCGTCGACGTCCATGGAGTCGTCGGGTGTGTTTTGAGAACGAGTTGTGACAAGGTTATCGACTTCAGGGGTTGTGCGTGAGGCGCCTTCTCGAGCTGGAGAAGCTGGTCCACTCGAATTTTGGGAGTCATCGCGTTCATTAGACAAGTCTTTGCCCTCGGATCTCTCAAGGATTGGTTTCCCTTGCCGGGCAGATTGAGCGAGTAAGGTCTGTATCGACTTTGCCGATGGCCCTTGTGTGGAGCCTCCGCCAACTGTGTAAGTCGATCTGCCAGAAGAATAGCATTCTTCCAGCGCAGCCTACCAGATAGTTTATCAGCATTCATGCCATTGGATAGCACAGTTCGCTCACTTTCAACGCTGTAATTAGGTTGCCTTCGCTGTGTAAAAGGATGGTCCGCTTATCTGGGCTGACGTTGACATCGTACGAATCTGAATTAGGACATCAAATTAGGAGAGAGTTTAACGAGAACCAAAGAATAAACTAACCAGTCGGTATAACAAAGTTAGCAAGAATAAAGGGGTTCTGAGTTGCATTAAAAGATCGGTACACTTCATTGAATGCCTTTTGAACCTTGATATTCATTAGAACCAATAGGAAAAGAGGCAATGGCTAGTGCATTACTTTGTTCATGTTGCATGGACGACCGTTTATGTAGAAGAATTGTCTGTCTGTCCCTGTACGCCCACACCCAAGTGCAAAGTTGGAAATCAACCCTTGAACCCGTACTGGAATGGGTTCAGCGTCCAATGCCTGACTTTACGAGTGTTAGTcccttgaaaaaaaaagtgaatgaGAAAATAGCGCACCTATGAAGTCGTTTCACGCTGGCTCTCTCTCGCTCTACTTCGAAATCAAGATTCAGATCTACAATATTATCCAATGCTCGTGGACCCCATAGTGCAATAACGGATGCACGGCGAGACGCTTCTCCTAGCGTACGGATCTGAACAGATTTTGATCTTCCGTTTGATTCAGTGTGTTCCTGCATATACATCAAAAGCTAACATACCCTTTGTCTGGTTGATTGCTCACTGTCAGCCGAATGCCAGGAGATTCTGCGCATGGGCCCAGTGCATATGCATTCAGGAGCGACAGAGCTTTCCCAAACTCTCGCTTAACATTCCGTTCGAATTCTTTCCTTCGAACAGGTAATGGCTTGAATAGATTGGTCATAGATATAGTTGTACCTTGCTATCTGACATATGTAAGGTGAAGCACAGTAGCAAAAATGAATACTCACAGTTCTCGCAACCTTGCTCTTTGCTTTCACTCTGCCGCCATTATCCATTGTTAACGTTACACCCCGCGGCGCGGTCGTCGGAGTCGCTGTACAGACTGTCATTTCTTCGCTCAGGGCGCATAACGATGAAAGTGCTTCTCCCCGAAAACCAAAGGTACGGACGGTTGTCAGATCGGAGAATGTTTCGAGCTTGGAGGTGTGGTGCTTGAGAGCTATAATGAAATATAAACGAACCGACGCGTTTTTCGCGTAAATTTCGTACCTATACTGTCATGGTCCTCTTCCTTTATTCCTGAACCATTGTCTACCACCTCCACTGAAGCCAATCCGTAGTTTTTAAACCGAATTTCTGGTACTCGAAGTTCAGACAGAGCGACCATGATAGAATCATGGTATATCTCACCAACATTGGTGGATCCAGCATCGATACTGTTTTCAAGTAACTCTTTAACTGCAGTTTGAAGATCCACAACAACCTGTCCCGACGTAATGCGATGAATCGATGTCTTGTCAATAGGTTTGATGCCACTAGAGTTAGACATGTTGAGATTAAGAGCAAAATGAAAAGATATCAAGAAGATTCAGGGATATTCTCTTAGGTCATGAAATATGTTAAATGCTGAATGAAATTTCCAAAGGTAAAATGAAGTGTCCGGGGAATAGTAGTCAATGATTGTGTTACACAAAGTTTTGGTTAGAATGAATTATGAAGTGGCTCTGAAGTTGTTTGTGCGTGTTGATGTGACAACCTTGTTCGCCTCAACTCTGCATATTTTTTCAACAACTTTTCGCATGCATCTCCATCCTACTACTTATAGTACATTGAGCCCAGTGCTTCGTGCAATCGTCCGGAGCTTCACATAGATAAGAGTTTTTCATTTACGATTCTTCGGACCCCTTTGAGACCAGAATCTCCTACTTAGCCTGTATGTATCAATTGCGACTTCCTCATCTACGTGATATCTACTCACACTGGTGACCAGTGGTTCTTTGGAGTTCTCAATTCCCAAGCGAATGTAATATGTATTGCAATTCTAATTTTTGATCCTTTGCCTCCATATCACCTTTCATCGATGCGACTCCGACGCTAGAAGCCTCTAAAGTTATATTAGAGTTGATCTGTCACTCGAGGCGATTAAGCAAGTTGTAGATCGGGTCCCAGCCTCCCAGGAGGCTGGCAGTGATGTTATAAATGCGCTCATTACGAAACCCGCCAGCTACCCAACTTCTGCTCGCCCACTATGGAACACGACATCGAGGTTTTCCATAGTTTTTGTCTATGGGCAGTGCTCATTGGCAGCATACTGGCGCTGTTTCTGAAGTCAACTCTGGAGAAAAGAGGTTTCATTGAACTAAAGGAATCTTCGGTTGTCGGTTCCACTTTGACCAATGACGACTCTAACACTTTTCTTACCGGCATCGTCCAACCAGAAGATACAGAAGATGGCATTCCTGTTGACGAAGACGCATTTTGGTCAATGGTATGAGTATACTCCTTGTTCTTTCTTGCCCACAATGAGCTTTACTAATTGCATTCCTCTTAGGTATCTCGCAAGAAAGTATTTATGATCATAATCCAAACCATGATTTGTTCCCTAGAGGCAACCACAGTCATCTGGTCATTGAAAAACCATGGGCGGGTTGATCTAGGCCGAGTTCTACCCCATGCAATTTTCCCTCTGTACCTCCTTGGTCTGCAATGTGCATGGCTTATACCTCATAAATCTCGACGCAACCACGCCACGTTACACTCGCACATAACTGTACTTGCATTAACAACAACCGTCTTGGATTTTGTGTCCTTTATCCTTAGGAGAAGGCCTGTTGCAATTAATGAAACTCATGGAGTGCAGTGGATTATTGCCATGATGTACGTGGTATTGACTGGTGTATCATTTTTAATGCCGAGGGGTCCTGGACTTTACTACCCCCATGAACAAGTCTATCCCTTGGATCAGAACTCACGGGACAGTTCCGTCGCGGATGAGAAGGTCAACGTATGTCAATCAGAATGTAAGCATCCACATTGTTGTTAGTCTATTACCGTGTCTCTGCTGACGTGCGCTACATATTCAGCTTGTTCATTCTGGGGCACGCTCGTTTTTTCATATACCCACTCCGTACTCCAATTAGGGAAGCTTATGCGCAACATTGATATTAGCGAACTCCCCGTCCTACCTGCTAGCATGCGAGCACCCCAAAATTTTGTTCGGGCACAACGATTGACGCCCCCAGACGTATCTGTCAATATCACGTCTCACTTATCCTCAGTCGCTTGCTCTCCAAGTTACGCGTTAGGGCGTCGGATAGTGTCCCTCAACGCCGCCTCGTTTATGTTACAGTTCACACTGGCTGTACTGACCGCGGTCACGACTTATGGCCCAGCCTGGTTTTTGCAGATGTTTGTCAAATACCTGGAGACTCCGTTCGCGGATAGGGATATGCAAAAGGGTTGGGTTTTGGTCGTTGGATTGACCATAGCGAGTGTGACCACCGTTTTAAGTGAGTATATGCTAAGATTTTGCAACAAACTTACTACTAACTGTTCGTTTCAGTTTCACAACAGTTGTGGAAAGTCTCGATGAACGACTTAGAAATCCGTATCCGTCTGCAGCTAAATAGCATGCTTTACGCCAAGACGCTCGTTCGCAAGGACACAACATCAGCGTCAACTACCGATTCTTCGGAGGAACATCAGGTGCCGAAAGGAGCGACCGGTGATGAGTTCTCAAGCAAGACACAAGTAATGAATTTGATGACCGCGGATGTGGATCGAGTATGCGACTTTTCATGGCACATCTTCACACTTGTTGGTGGGTAtctcatttcttttttttttggcttttcaATTGTAGGCTAACATGCATGTAGATTCACCTATAGAAATTTTCGTAGGACTTGGGATCCTCTATAACCTTCTTGGTAAGAGGAGCCTTTCCAACACAACCCTTCTGTTGGTGCTTACTGATGTTGCAGGGATGTCGAGCGCCATAGGACTTAGTACACTCTTGTTCATCATTCCAATAAACCAACTCACAGGCAGAACGCTCATTTGTAAGTGTCGCAGCGGTGAAGTTTTAACACAAGGCATATACTAATGTTAAATCGCTGTCAATAGCTACACAAGAAAACCTAATGAAAACCAGAGACGAAAGGGTCGGCGTAATGAACGAGGTATGGCAGTCTCTTTATGGATCCCTTCAAAAGATAATCGTTAGTACCATAGATTCTTGGAGGCATTCGTATGATCAAAGTTTGTGGTGTTATTCACTAATCCATTAAATTAGCTAATGACATGGACGTATACATCTAGTTTATGGCCTGGGAACGCAACTTCAGTAGAAGAGTGCTGGACATCCGTGAAAAGGAATTAAAATACCAAAAAAGGGCTTTTATTGTTGAGGTGAGCTCTCACACCCCCCCGCCCCCCCATATAATCCGGCATTCTTATACTTGCGGTCTTTCAAACAGGTCCTCTGGACCGTACTTTGGTGAGGATAACTCCATTGAGTGTGATCCAAATTACCGATGTGTGCCTAACTCCACAACAGGAGCGCTTCACCAATCCTCGTCATTTTGGTGACGTTTTACCACTTCACGGTTATCCAAAAGCAGCAATTGACCCCCTCTATCGCATTTCCATCGGTATGAGCTCATTTATCTGCGTGTTTTTCGCATGTTGCTGACTTGGTTGTAAATGTGATGTCAGATTATTGGTACGCCGAATGAGATCATCACAGTCCACAAATCCTTGTGTTAAATTCAATTCTAGTGTTCTCTACCCTGAAGTTCGCATTGAATAGTTTGCCGGAAACCTTTGCTAAATTAATGCAGGTAATTTCTCTGACAAATGTTCGTTATTCAATTCACGGACTGACTGCAAACCCCTGTGGTGTCTTTTAGAGCTTGGTTTCCCTGCGTAGGATTGCTACGTACCTTCAGTCTTCAGAGCGAGATGTCGTACCTGCATATCTCAGTGTCCATGCATCCGCAACTACATCCATCGCTTTCGAAAATTGTACTGTTACATGGCCGAAGCTTGCGCCTTCAACATCTCCGCTTTTTTCGCTCTCTAAAATTAATGTGGCGTTTCCAGCTGGAAAGCTGACATTGGTCTGCGGCAAAGTTGGCTCAGGCAAAACCCTCCTCTTACTAGGTAATATAATTTTGGGTCCAACAAGTGATATACCCACTCGTTAATTCGTAAAACTAATGTTTCAAATCGAATAGCTTTACTCGGCGAAGCGGAGGTTCTGGACGGAAATATCCGTTGTCCACGAACTCCTGCCGACTTTCAAGCTTCTGTTTGTAGTCGACCCGTGCGCGATGAGGATTGGATAGTGGAGGGAGTTTGCGCCTATGTGCCACAGGTAAGCGCCTCTTTTGGCATATATGCAATGTATACTCACCAAGATCCCTCAATGGCTCGAAGATTGCATGGCTCAGAAATGCTTCTATCAGAGGTACATATCCATCTTCCAATAATGTATGCTTCTGAAGCTTGACCATAATTACATTTCAGATAACATCCTCTTTAATCTGCCATACAAACATTCTCGTTATCAAAAGACTCTAGCTGTAAGTAGATTATGAATTCTTGCCGAAGGCTTAGAAGCTCATCTTTATGTTTTCTGGCTACTAGGCTTGTGCGTTAATCAATGACTTGAAGATCCTTGAAGATGGGGACTTGTCCGAAATTGGTGAGAGTGGGGTACGTTCAAATACATATTTATTTGCAGGGTTCCGCTTAATTATTTATTCCAGGTGAACCTTTCCGGTGGACAGAAAGCGAGAGGTAAGATCCCCTTTAGATTGAACAATCTCTCCTATCTCATCGCTCGCGTTAAAGTTTCCTTGGCAAGAGCCGTCTATTCTCGTGCCTcgaatctatttttagacgacGTCCTTTCAGCTGGTGAGGACAGTTCATTTTGTCGAAAAGACGAATTATTCTCATTGAAAACCCGTGTCCCTAGTCGATGCTCACACAGCAGACCACATTTACCAAGAATGTTTCAAAGGCGAATTAATGAAGGGTCGTACTGTAATCTTGGTTTCACATCATGTTCACCTCTGTGCACCCCAGGCCGACTATGTTGTTGCTCTTGAGAATGGAGCAGTCGGATTTCAAGGAACCCCTGAATCATTCCTTACCTCTGACTTTGGAAATAGTCTTGTTATGTCTGCGCCTTCAAACCTTTCGGATACGGATACAGACCATGAATCTATTCTATCCTTCGAACCTAAGACTGACATTGTAGCGTCAACGCTATCTACTTCGGAAACTTGCAATTCCACAACTATCTGCACGGAGGAACAGGTTCAAAAAGGTTCTCCAAGGAGAtttgtggaggaggaactaCGTGCCGTAGGATCTGTCAAGAACCATGTTTGGTATACGTATTTTTGCGCCTGTGGGTCACTTTGGTATTGGTCTCTGTTCTCATTTATCATGGTCGCCGCGGCAATATCCCCGGTATTCGAGAACAGCTGGCTGAGGTAAGACCTTCAAttgcctttctttctttcgcCCCTTAATACTTTATTCATAGACGATGGGCGAGTGGACAGTCGTTAGACCAGGGCCATGACCCTATCTACTACATCACTGTCTATGCAGCTATCGCTACGACCGGCATCGTAATGGGCGGCTTGAGGTGGTTTGCCCTCTACTATGGTTCATTGAAGGCATCGAGGATTCTTTACTCGCAGCTTCTGGAGGCCGTACTGTTTGCGAAAATTAGGTTCCATGACACAGTCTCCCGAGGCCGACTACTTAATCGGTTTGGGAGGGATTTCGAGGGTACGACATACCTTATTTACCCCTTTACGGTGTCTAATAATATCGACGGCCTCCAGTTGTTGACAGTCATCTTTCAAATGACCTTGGTCAAGCTTTGACGTTGTCGATGGCAACTGTAACATCCCTTATCACCATTGTGGCCGTAGTGGGATGGCCCTTTTTACTCGCAATGGTCGTTTTGGGAGTTGTGTACCTGAAAGGTACGTATTAATCTTTGAGAATCTGGTGGTGTTCTAATGTCATGTCCATCCAAACAACGCACACCACATATATTTGCCATAGCATCCAAGGTATGCTCAGTTATTGCACTCAAGGTCACATTCACTGATTTGTGGCAAAATAGCTTTATGGTCAGGCTTGTCGCGAATTGAGGAGATTAGGTGCGTCGCTATTGATGACAATGATGTTTCTTGCTGAGACATTTCTTTACATTATTAATCAGAGTCTACTTCCCGATCGCCACTATATTCTCTCTACGGAGAAACCATATCTGGAGTTACTGTCATAAGAGCTTTCGGGGCTAGCTCTGTGTCGATGAGAAACATGTTACGTTGCCTTGATATGGTATGTTTCAAACGCTTCAGTAACAAGTCGATTTATCTCTTACTTTTCTGCGCGAACAGAATACTACTCCCTTTTATTGGATATGGAATGGTAAGTATCTTCAAAGTTCTTGTGCCGCATTCTTGATATAGAGGAATCTTCACAGCCAATCGTTGGGTATCTACGCGCTTCAGCCTGATATCAAGCACGATTGTTTCAATATCCGCtttgatttgtttggtgACTCCGTCAGTTAGTGCTTCGCTAGCAGGTTTCATCCTTACCTTTGCTTCCACGATAAGCGAAGACATTCTTTACGCAGTAAGGTCGCGCTGTTACTTTATGTGCGGTAGTACTCATATATTTCACCAGGTGCGCTTCTTTGTACAGCTAGAGCAATCTATGGTAAACCA
This portion of the Psilocybe cubensis strain MGC-MH-2018 chromosome 12, whole genome shotgun sequence genome encodes:
- a CDS encoding Guanine nucleotide-binding protein alpha-4 subunit; its protein translation is MKRSKEKSSPSPTFPPLNPYSVARWSGATDSETEEEARLRLQAMQDAINVSRGIDIMLQESKRDMERRRKGVKILLLGQSESGKSSVLKNFQLAFAPRHFESERPIWKIVIQLNIIGSIKTILEALREEYEPNGQVTTPIDISPNSPLRTLRRMTLGLSPLFFIETNLLKILSPESTDSRDMSVRAGNGWKALLKARRDPFASGDHHSTRRRSQALLGQENDPSSVLLGQRDDIISLWQNPETQEILHRRRPLFRDQPGFFMDDIARIITPDYVPTDRDIIRARLRTTGIEEYRFVAENPGGLNSDFYITDVGGSRSQRASWAPFFDDVQAILFLAPLAFNQMLDEDRRVNRLEDSLWLWKDICSNRLLQNANLILFFNKRDVLAATLAAGVKVKKFVPTYGDLPNDVPHVTKYFKEKFRFSHKRFSPDARPFICHETSAIDIKAMTVLLTGVREAILRQHLRNGDML
- a CDS encoding Formamidase, which translates into the protein MSSIHSVNRSHTHLAWDNSIPPVIRIESGDTVSFSCLDASNGQITKESTVATLSSLVFGQLDQVSGPVYVNGALPGDTLQVDVISVETADWGWTGLIPGFGLLSDEFPEPALKIWALDKEAGFAWFDKERGIKIPLRPFPGEMGVAPGKNGAFSTIPPYNTGGNLDTRQLGVGSTLYLPIEVEGALFSIGDGHAAQGDGGTAIETPMEVTVRLTVRKDRPFTKTPHFHTVRPNVNNEEHYGTTGIDSDIREATRSAVRNMINVLEAEFQMDRVAAYMLCSVAGDLRMHEVVDMPNYVIGMMLPQSLLRGPTSINA
- a CDS encoding Mismatch repair endonuclease PMS2, which codes for MSNSSGIKPIDKTSIHRITSGQVVVDLQTAVKELLENSIDAGSTNVEIRFKNYGLASVEVVDNGSGIKEEDHDSIALKHHTSKLETFSDLTTVRTFGFRGEALSSLCALSEEMTVCTATPTTAPRGVTLTMDNGGRVKAKSKVARTQGTTISMTNLFKPLPVRRKEFERNVKREFGKALSLLNAYALGPCAESPGIRLTVSNQPDKGSKSVQIRTLGEASRRASVIALWGPRALDNIVDLNLDFEVERERASVKRLHSQALDAEPIPVRVQGLISNFALGCGRTGTDRQFFYINGRPCNMNKVQKAFNEVYRSFNATQNPFILANFVIPTDSYDVNVSPDKRTILLHSEGNLITALKAALEECYSSGRSTYTVGGGSTQGPSAKSIQTLLAQSARQGKPILERSEGKDLSNERDDSQNSSGPASPAREGASRTTPEVDNLVTTRSQNTPDDSMDVDDEPVIIDSSQTKWGRQMGISTTRSTTLSPPPGPDQADSDPLHDNLPFTGVDRPLPSSSPPTPPSKAQHITIEEPTIDSDDGFDSGSTRARKKRKSDRGPITSIRAESVNDEEEDEHRTEIEEKQNTPGGDDDHRAGSSTANKGGRGGYKAGSKNRISGSARKPGVSASQMLLSQLAGFARTGSRISSSASQVATAPSPEEIDEEAERQEDEDEVEQIDENDESSKSVDEIDELENDDHNSEEGVSHMAIHIGTANPVLKGKVSSNRVAADNQLIDLTIDGEEDEHADEDAHDDENSMSVLTQVLQTTSSTPSNISTKDMPPHPEVIKTENYGRDIYMKINVDKIKRVWSRKLELDQPEETPSNDVGNEAVPTSVPADAGITNTDDDAKAADALARVIEKQDFATMDIIGQFNLGFIIVRRQKQSTMSGGSQQTADQTETMLDDLFIVDQHAADEKFNFEDLQSTTKIQSQKLLRPRPLELTASDEILALDNIEVLRQNGFEVDVEEDNPVGQGSRLKLVAQPVSKSTVFDMKDLEEVIHLMRDRPTGQMVRCSKARAMFASRACRKSVMVGMPLNHHQMTSVIRHMGTMDQPWNCPHGRPTMRHLSDIRKSGSKSRECIDWSSISY